The following proteins are encoded in a genomic region of Natrinema sp. DC36:
- a CDS encoding long-chain-fatty-acid--CoA ligase — MHKPLLAPEFLDRARTHYGDDEAVVATTGERFTYDELGERADRFSAALQERGIEKGDRVAVLDPNTHYHLEAAYGIMQTGAVHTPLNYRLTPDDFEYILSDAGVDAIYADYDFAERIEAVRDEVPTETFITNDAAAVDGDWESFDAVLEKAGTEYNRPEMAEDEIITINYTSGTTGDPKGVCRTHRCETIHAYLTVAHQDLTDDDTYLWTLPMFHANGWGHIFAVTGIGATHVCTRGIDAGEIFETVRSEDVSYMCGAPTVLNMLVDYYEENGPETVGDEDVRLATAGSAPPEATIRTVEDEFGWYLKHVYGATETGPLITTSDARRRFDDDSDDRFRIKKRQGLAYLGTEIRVVDEEGDDIPRDDETLGEVVVRGNQIMEKYWEKPEATEEAFTDRVEGYYHTGDLATIDENGLIAIQDRKKDIIISGGENISSIELEDALFDHPEVSDVAVIPAPSDEWGETPKAFVVPSSGDPDDPGVTEGDLEAFTREHLAGYKVVHRVEFVAELPTTATGKVQKYELRQEEWEDEERMVGQG; from the coding sequence ATGCACAAACCATTGCTCGCCCCGGAGTTCCTCGACCGGGCGCGGACGCACTACGGCGACGACGAGGCGGTCGTCGCCACCACGGGCGAACGGTTCACGTACGACGAACTCGGCGAACGCGCCGATCGGTTTTCAGCGGCGCTCCAGGAGCGCGGGATCGAAAAAGGCGACCGCGTCGCCGTACTGGATCCGAACACGCACTACCACCTCGAGGCGGCCTACGGAATCATGCAAACGGGGGCGGTCCACACCCCGCTGAACTATCGGCTGACGCCCGACGATTTCGAGTACATCCTGTCCGACGCAGGGGTCGACGCGATCTACGCGGATTACGACTTCGCCGAGCGCATCGAAGCGGTTCGCGACGAGGTGCCGACGGAGACGTTCATCACGAACGACGCGGCTGCCGTCGACGGTGACTGGGAAAGCTTCGACGCGGTGCTCGAGAAGGCTGGTACCGAGTACAATCGCCCCGAGATGGCCGAGGACGAGATCATCACGATCAACTACACCTCGGGGACGACGGGCGATCCGAAGGGGGTCTGTCGCACGCACCGCTGCGAGACCATCCACGCCTATCTGACGGTGGCTCACCAGGACCTCACCGACGATGACACCTACCTGTGGACGCTGCCGATGTTCCACGCGAACGGCTGGGGCCACATCTTCGCGGTGACGGGAATCGGCGCGACCCACGTCTGCACGCGCGGAATCGACGCCGGAGAGATCTTCGAGACCGTCCGATCGGAGGATGTCTCCTACATGTGCGGCGCGCCGACGGTGCTGAACATGCTGGTCGATTATTACGAGGAGAACGGCCCCGAGACGGTCGGCGACGAGGACGTTCGCCTCGCCACTGCCGGCAGCGCGCCGCCGGAGGCGACCATCCGAACCGTCGAGGACGAGTTCGGCTGGTACCTGAAGCACGTCTACGGCGCGACCGAGACCGGGCCGCTGATCACCACCTCCGACGCGCGCCGGCGCTTCGACGACGACAGCGACGATCGGTTCCGAATCAAGAAGCGCCAGGGACTGGCCTATCTGGGCACCGAAATTCGGGTGGTCGACGAGGAGGGGGACGACATCCCGCGCGATGACGAGACGCTGGGCGAGGTCGTCGTCCGCGGCAACCAGATCATGGAGAAGTACTGGGAGAAGCCCGAAGCGACCGAGGAGGCCTTTACCGACCGCGTCGAGGGCTACTACCACACCGGCGACCTCGCGACGATCGACGAGAACGGCCTGATCGCGATTCAGGATCGCAAGAAGGACATTATCATCTCGGGCGGGGAGAACATCTCGAGCATCGAACTCGAGGACGCGCTGTTCGACCACCCCGAGGTATCGGACGTGGCCGTGATTCCGGCACCGAGCGACGAGTGGGGCGAGACGCCGAAGGCGTTCGTCGTCCCCTCGAGCGGCGACCCGGACGATCCGGGCGTGACGGAGGGCGACCTCGAGGCCTTTACTCGCGAGCACCTCGCGGGCTACAAAGTGGTCCACAGGGTCGAGTTCGTCGCGGAGCTGCCGACGACCGCGACGGGCAAGGTCCAGAAGTACGAACTTCGACAGGAAGAGTGGGAGGACGAAGAGCGGATGGTCGGACAGGGGTGA
- a CDS encoding extracellular solute-binding protein, whose protein sequence is MSDPTGTTRRTVLSSGVAAGTAAMAGCLSDLTGGGSGQTFTVGHGDYETEIDSSSFPDELQIYCVQTGWSNWGAVMEAFEEEYDLPLYDAQGSSGEALEDMRANARNPTHSAYNGGYSFGLEAMNDDLTTDYKPANWDVIPGDLKTDNGHVTATRQMTTAVTYRADVYEERGLDAPETWEDLKHPDIAQDLAFTPPHTANGQASALSVNRAYGGDLDNLDPVIEYHEAIADHGADFRRNVEGPMTAGEISTVVEYDYTGLNLKYNNDEFDEDQIEVAILEGPEGEPGAMNVPYGYALLRNAPNPEAAKLFMDYVLTEDCQKLFFDAYVRPIRANDLDQPDEFPDQSSYEAAGFTVDQETLVENQTDIQEELVDRTPLQGAQ, encoded by the coding sequence ATGTCCGACCCGACAGGGACGACGCGACGCACAGTGCTTTCGAGTGGGGTTGCCGCCGGGACCGCCGCGATGGCGGGCTGTCTAAGCGATCTCACTGGAGGGGGCAGTGGGCAGACGTTCACCGTCGGTCACGGCGACTACGAGACCGAGATCGACTCGTCGTCGTTCCCCGACGAACTACAGATCTACTGCGTCCAGACCGGCTGGTCGAACTGGGGGGCCGTCATGGAGGCCTTCGAAGAGGAGTACGATCTCCCGCTGTACGACGCGCAGGGTTCCTCCGGCGAGGCGCTCGAGGACATGCGAGCCAACGCCCGGAACCCGACCCACTCGGCGTACAACGGCGGCTACTCGTTCGGCCTCGAGGCGATGAACGACGACCTGACGACCGACTACAAGCCGGCCAACTGGGACGTCATCCCCGGCGATCTGAAGACTGACAACGGTCACGTGACCGCGACCCGCCAGATGACGACCGCGGTGACCTACCGGGCCGACGTCTACGAGGAGCGGGGACTGGACGCCCCCGAAACGTGGGAGGACCTGAAACATCCCGACATCGCACAGGATCTGGCCTTCACGCCGCCTCACACCGCCAACGGGCAGGCCTCCGCGCTGTCGGTCAACCGGGCCTACGGCGGCGATCTGGATAACCTCGACCCGGTTATCGAGTACCACGAGGCGATCGCCGACCACGGCGCGGACTTCCGGCGCAACGTCGAGGGGCCGATGACCGCCGGCGAGATCTCGACCGTCGTCGAGTACGACTACACCGGGCTGAACCTCAAGTACAACAACGACGAGTTCGACGAGGACCAGATCGAGGTCGCGATCCTCGAAGGACCCGAGGGCGAGCCGGGTGCGATGAACGTCCCCTACGGCTACGCGCTCCTGCGGAACGCGCCCAACCCCGAGGCGGCGAAGCTGTTCATGGACTACGTGTTGACCGAGGACTGTCAGAAGCTGTTCTTCGACGCCTACGTCCGCCCGATCCGAGCGAACGACCTCGACCAGCCCGACGAGTTCCCCGACCAGTCGTCCTACGAGGCGGCCGGATTCACCGTCGATCAGGAGACCCTCGTCGAGAACCAGACCGACATCCAGGAGGAACTCGTCGATCGAACCCCACTGCAGGGAGCCCAGTGA
- a CDS encoding ATP synthase subunit B — protein MKEYQTITEISGPLVFAEVDEPVGYDEIVEIETEDGRTLRGQVLESSEGIVSIQVFEGTGGIDRNASVRFLGETMKMPVTEDLLGRVLDGSGNPIDGGPEIVPDERQDIVGKAINPYSREYPEEFIQTGVSAIDGMNTLVRGQKLPIFSGSGLPHNDLALQIARQATVPEEDESGEGSEFAVIFGAMGITAEEANEFMDDFERTGALERSVVFMNLADDPAVERQVTPRLALTTAEYLAFEKDYHVLVILTDMTNYCEALREIGAAREEVPGRRGYPGYMYTDLAQLYERAGRIEGKEGSVTQIPILTMPGDDDTHPIPDLTGYITEGQIMMDRDLNSQGIEPPVNVLPSLSRLMDDGIGEGLTREDHGDVSDQMYAAYAEGEDLRDLVNIVGREALSERDNKFLDFADRFETEFVQQGYDTNRSIDETLDIGWDLLSTLPKEALNRIDEELIAEHYREDETAEAVQAD, from the coding sequence ATGAAAGAGTACCAGACTATCACGGAAATCAGCGGTCCGCTGGTGTTCGCCGAGGTCGACGAACCGGTCGGCTACGACGAAATCGTCGAGATCGAGACCGAGGACGGGCGAACGCTGCGCGGCCAGGTGCTGGAATCGAGCGAAGGGATCGTTTCGATTCAGGTGTTCGAAGGGACGGGCGGGATCGACCGCAACGCCTCCGTTCGCTTCCTGGGTGAGACGATGAAGATGCCCGTCACCGAGGATCTGCTCGGGCGGGTGCTCGACGGCTCCGGCAACCCGATCGACGGCGGCCCGGAGATCGTCCCCGACGAACGACAGGATATCGTTGGCAAAGCGATCAACCCCTACTCGCGGGAGTATCCCGAGGAGTTCATCCAGACCGGCGTCTCCGCCATCGACGGCATGAACACGCTGGTTCGGGGCCAGAAGCTCCCGATCTTCTCCGGTTCGGGGCTCCCCCATAACGACCTCGCACTCCAGATCGCCCGTCAGGCGACGGTGCCAGAGGAAGACGAATCGGGCGAGGGCTCGGAGTTCGCAGTCATCTTCGGCGCGATGGGAATCACGGCCGAAGAGGCAAACGAGTTCATGGACGACTTCGAACGCACGGGCGCGCTCGAGCGCTCGGTCGTCTTCATGAACCTCGCGGACGACCCCGCAGTCGAGCGGCAGGTCACCCCGCGACTCGCGCTCACCACGGCCGAGTACCTGGCCTTCGAGAAGGACTACCACGTGCTCGTCATCCTGACGGACATGACCAACTACTGTGAGGCGCTGCGCGAAATCGGTGCCGCACGCGAGGAGGTCCCGGGCCGACGTGGCTACCCCGGATACATGTACACCGACCTGGCGCAGCTCTACGAGCGCGCGGGTCGAATCGAGGGCAAGGAGGGGTCGGTCACGCAGATTCCGATCCTGACGATGCCCGGGGACGACGACACACACCCGATTCCGGACCTGACCGGGTACATCACCGAGGGCCAGATCATGATGGATCGGGACCTCAACAGTCAGGGGATCGAGCCGCCGGTCAACGTCCTGCCCAGCCTCTCGCGGCTGATGGACGACGGGATCGGCGAGGGTCTGACCCGCGAAGACCACGGCGACGTCTCCGACCAGATGTACGCCGCCTACGCGGAGGGTGAGGACCTGCGCGACCTCGTGAACATCGTCGGTCGCGAAGCCCTCTCCGAGCGGGACAACAAGTTCCTCGACTTCGCCGACCGCTTCGAGACGGAGTTCGTCCAGCAGGGGTACGACACCAACCGCTCGATCGACGAAACGCTCGATATCGGCTGGGATCTGCTGTCGACCCTGCCGAAAGAGGCGCTCAACCGGATCGACGAGGAGCTCATCGCGGAGCACTACCGCGAAGACGAGACGGCCGAAGCCGTGCAGGCCGACTGA
- a CDS encoding ABC transporter permease subunit: MSVRKSTTASVRRVATLASTTARPTTERERERRRIAVLCLPFFALAVVAGFVPLAMLVRISLAEDTIWMEGWSFEAWETLATTAEYRRVAWNTLWFVGLATAVSVALGVAVAHVLEKYDLPAKRLVVAAVSFPIALPGIIVAYLVIVLLGRQGLVTNAVAVATGGAPLELASATAITGLFLGFVYSLLPRATMVLRGTYAEINTQAEEAARALGASRWQTFYHVTFPEIRPGIVAAVILTFRSGLAIFGTVLILQSHRVITLQIHNEMSVGSYNPDVAAAIGLVYVVFIVAFTFVGLQFVENDAVEI, encoded by the coding sequence ATGTCAGTCCGGAAATCGACGACGGCGTCGGTCCGTCGAGTCGCGACGCTCGCGTCGACGACCGCCCGTCCGACGACCGAACGCGAGCGCGAACGCCGGCGGATCGCGGTCCTCTGCCTCCCGTTTTTCGCGCTCGCGGTCGTGGCAGGCTTCGTCCCGCTGGCGATGCTCGTCCGGATCAGCCTCGCGGAGGACACGATCTGGATGGAGGGCTGGTCGTTCGAGGCCTGGGAGACGCTCGCGACGACCGCGGAGTACCGGCGTGTCGCCTGGAACACGCTGTGGTTCGTCGGGCTCGCGACGGCCGTCAGCGTCGCGCTCGGCGTCGCGGTCGCACACGTCCTCGAGAAGTACGATCTGCCCGCCAAGCGACTCGTCGTCGCGGCGGTGTCGTTCCCCATCGCGCTGCCGGGGATCATCGTCGCGTACCTGGTCATCGTCCTGCTGGGCCGACAGGGGCTGGTAACGAACGCGGTCGCCGTCGCGACGGGCGGGGCACCGCTCGAACTCGCGAGCGCGACCGCGATCACCGGCCTCTTTCTCGGGTTCGTCTACTCGTTGCTCCCGCGGGCGACCATGGTGTTGCGCGGGACCTACGCGGAGATCAACACGCAGGCCGAAGAGGCGGCACGCGCGCTCGGCGCGAGCCGGTGGCAGACGTTCTATCACGTCACGTTCCCCGAGATCCGCCCGGGGATCGTCGCGGCCGTAATTCTCACGTTCCGCTCCGGACTCGCGATCTTCGGGACCGTGTTGATCCTGCAGAGCCACCGGGTGATCACCCTCCAGATACACAACGAGATGAGCGTCGGCTCGTACAACCCGGACGTTGCGGCCGCGATCGGGCTCGTCTACGTGGTCTTTATCGTCGCGTTCACGTTCGTCGGACTGCAGTTCGTCGAAAACGATGCGGTGGAGATCTGA